The genomic DNA cttttgcaatttgtttaatgaacaatgaagactgcaaagaagaaagctgtaggtgggatcggtgtattagcggctggctgtagcaacacaaccgggactttgacttggatagcagacgcgctatccgacgctagccgccgaccgcatggatgatcagATGAAGGAAgtctttcgtccttccgtcgatcgctggaacgcaggtgagcacgggtgttgatgagcagatgagggctggctggcgtaggtggagcgctaatgtttttatcatagctcagtgaggtcccgttgctaagttagcttcaatggcgtcgttagcaacagcattgttaagcttcgccaagctggaaagcattaaccgtgtatttacaggtccatggtttaatagtattgttgattttctgtctatccttccagtcagggatttatttcttctgtttctatctgcatttaagcacgatgctatcacgttagctccgtagctaaagagcttcgctgatgtattgtcgtggagataaaagtcactgtgaatgtccatttcgcgttctcgactctcattttcaagaggatatagtatctgaggtggtttgaaatacaaatccgtgatccacaatagaaaaaggagagagtgtggaatccaatgagccagcttgtacctaagttacggtcagagcgaaaaaagatgcgtcctgcactacactctagtccttcactctcacgttcctcatccacaaatctttcatcctggctcaaattaatggggtaatcgttgctttctcggtcggTCCGAATCCCCcatctgctggtgtaaacaacggggaaatgtgaggagcctttcaacttgtgacgtcacgctacttccggtacaggcaaggctttttttttatcagcgaccaaaagttgcgaactttatcgtcgatgttctctactaaatcctttcagcaaaaatatggcaatatcgcaaaatgatcaagtatgacacatagaatggatctgctatccccgtttaaatttaaaaaaataatttcagtaggcctttaacgcatacatgttattaaatgtgtcattaatgtaAATTACAATTCATTATTTAATTGGGGATTTCAGCATTTGTTCAATcacttaatgacacatttaagtaattacttaaatattaatttagttttgtcccatttggcccttcaTAGGTGTTCTCCAGATTACATCATTGGACAAGTGGGTGTAATCAATTTTGTGGGGCTCTATAGTTTTAAACAGATTCCTTAAGTGGTCCCACAAAAGGTTTGGGTTTCTGATAGATTGGTCTCTAATTTCAAAGACGCAGTGCTTGTTATGATAAAAGATATCTAtctataaaaaaaccaaaaaatggcTGTATTAGAACATGCACATGCTCTATGATAATGACAAGCATCTccctataaataataaatattgggAACTTAATATTTCAAAGTTACAGAGTATAGTGCGTACACCTTCATTCAAGTGTGACAAAAAACTGACAAATACTTGTGGACCCTTATTTTTATTCTTCTTACGAGGCGCTCTTTTTTTAATgcagatcctttttttttttgttctctttTATGTTTCTGGAGACAATAAAACACTTTAATTGTGTAGAACCTTAACAAAATTCAAGTGTGACGTCTAAAAGACAAGACAGGTGTTTGGTGACACCATTTGATTGGATGGGACAAAGCACCTACTGGCCAAGTGCTGACCAACGACTGCTCACAGTACATTTAGGGCTAGGTTGGATTCTTCACATAGAAAAATATCGAGTGTCATATAGATGTAGTCTGTGTGAAATCAAGGCTAGTAAATCTATACATTGCATTTTGAAAATACTCAACATGCTGCCTTCAGGTAGAGAATACTCCGTAGTGGTAGAAAAGTGGACCAGGAGGTTTAGAGGTATTCATTCCTGCAAATGCAAGAGCAGGAGGTGCAGAAAAATTATCGAGCAATGCTGAAAACGCACTGTTGCAGGTGGTGATGGGGAAAAGGGGGTCAAATGTCATCCTATGGCTTGTTCTACATAAATGGGTtagacttgtatagcgcttttctaccttcaaggtactcaaagcgcttggacactatttccacattcacccattcacacactgatggcgggagctgccatgcaaggccctaaccaccacccatcaggagcaagggtgaagtgtcttgctcaaggacacaacggatgtgacgaggttggtagaaggtggggatagaaccaggaaccctcaggttgctggcacggccactttcccaACCGTGCCACGGCGTCCCCATCTGACGAGTTAAAGGTTTTAATCAGACTGCATTAAATGAGGGGGGAAAGTAAGTTCTTtagattttaaataaaaaaaaaacttaaaagaaATATATGGTTCAAGAGGACTATGAGTATTGTAACAGCAGCATCCTTCAAAGGAAAAAGCTAAATACTATCACTGTCATGCTTATGCCTCAGGCTCTTTTTCTACTACTTGGATATTTACTTCTTTAAAGTGAAAGATATGACTCTGTCCAAACACTAAAATACAAGGGGAGGAGCTTCAAACTGTAAAAATGAGGTTTTAGGTGACaccaaatgtaaaaataaaagattGTGTCATTGTCCGTACACAAAATAAAACTTTAAACTCTTATCAATTTGcagtccttaaaaaaaaaaaaagtttgggatGTGAGTTATTTTTTTTTGCCGCCCAGTCTCTTAAAAACACTGACAGCCTGGAAGTCCATCTGGGCGCCCGCACAGTCCCCCGCTCCTCCTCCTGCAGCATTGGTGCTGCTGCTGACTTTACAGCTCGTTATGCTGCCTTTCTGCTTGGCTTTGGGCCGGGTACTGGTCACCCTGTTGTCCTGCGTGTCAGCCGTCGGAGTGGACACGGTAACGGCGGACTGGTGCGTGGTGGCGGGGAGCTTTCCCAGTCTCTGAAGCACGCTCACTTTGGCAGGGGGGACGCCGTTGGAGCACGAGGAGGAGGTGGGCGCTTCTGGCGGGGCTTGTTTAAATTTCCCACCCAGGCGCCGCAGTGTGATCGGGGCCGGCTTTTTGGTGTGCTCACTCCTCACGGAGGGGTTTGACTTCTTGAGGACGCCAGCGTACTGGAGGACGGAGCCGTCCCCGTCGCTGTCGTCCTCCTGCGCGCTCGCCGCCTTCTTCGCCGACCTGAGCGCCTCCTCCAATTCGTCTGCTCGGTCCAGACGGCTGAACACGCCTGTGGGCTGCCGGCACAGGAAGCGTGCTAAGTCATTCTTTCATTTTCACGCATAGAGAGTGACGAACAGCTCTCACCTTCTTTGTGTTGGCTGCCGTGTCCGCCTTGGCCTCAGCTCCAAGTCTTGAAAACACAGAGGTGCGCTTCAAACCTTTTGAAAGGACACAAAGAAAGAACAAGAGTGTCAATCCTTCAGATCATGTTTTGAATAATCAGCAGCAACTAGCGTTGCGGAcgccgtatcgatccgttgtggtgaagaaggagctgagccggaaggcaaagctctcaatttaccggtcgatctacgttcccatcctcacctatggtaatgagctttgggttatgaccgaaaggacaagatcacgggtacaagcggccgaaatgagtttcctccaccaggtggcggggctctcccttagagatagggtgagaagctatgtcatccgggaggagctcaaagtaaagccgctgctcctccacat from Entelurus aequoreus isolate RoL-2023_Sb linkage group LG10, RoL_Eaeq_v1.1, whole genome shotgun sequence includes the following:
- the lg10h19orf47 gene encoding uncharacterized protein C19orf47 homolog isoform X4, translated to MASVTTATSEWIQFFKDAGIPAGLAVTYAVSFVDNRIQKNMLMDLSKDIMMDLGITVVGDIIAILKHAKLVHRQDMCKMATEAINSGQTSVKAELRRTANTPATRMIANALSHDSPPTTPARRPDNRLSVTVSNVPANKNSKAVVSQPADEGNELAAAKHRRVTAEMEGLKRTSVFSRLGAEAKADTAANTKKPTGVFSRLDRADELEEALRSAKKAASAQEDDSDGDGSVLQYAGVLKKSNPSVRSEHTKKPAPITLRRLGGKFKQAPPEAPTSSSCSNGVPPAKVSVLQRLGKLPATTHQSAVTVSTPTADTQDNRVTSTRPKAKQKGSITSCKVSSSTNAAGGGAGDCAGAQMDFQAVSVFKRLGGKKK
- the lg10h19orf47 gene encoding uncharacterized protein C19orf47 homolog isoform X3, which translates into the protein MASVTTATSEWIQFFKDAGIPAGLAVTYAVSFVDNRIQKNMLMDLSKDIMMDLGITVVGDIIAILKHAKLVHRQDMCKMATEAINSGQTSVKAELRRTANTPATRMIANALSHDSPPTTPARRPDNRLSVTVSNVPANKNSKAGKHQVVSQPADEGNELAAAKHRRVTAEMEGLKRTSVFSRLGAEAKADTAANTKKPTGVFSRLDRADELEEALRSAKKAASAQEDDSDGDGSVLQYAGVLKKSNPSVRSEHTKKPAPITLRRLGGKFKQAPPEAPTSSSCSNGVPPAKVSVLQRLGKLPATTHQSAVTVSTPTADTQDNRVTSTRPKAKQKGSITSCKVSSSTNAAGGGAGDCAGAQMDFQAVSVFKRLGGKKK
- the lg10h19orf47 gene encoding uncharacterized protein C19orf47 homolog isoform X1, coding for MASVTTATSEWIQFFKDAGIPAGLAVTYAVSFVDNRIQKNMLMDLSKDIMMDLGITVVGDIIAILKHAKLVHRQDMCKMATEAINSGQTSVKAELRRTANTPATRMIANALSHDSPPTTPARRPDNRLSVTVSNVPANKNSKAGKHQVVSQPADEGNELAAAKHRRVTAEMEGKYIINMPKGTTARTRRILAQQAKKGLKRTSVFSRLGAEAKADTAANTKKPTGVFSRLDRADELEEALRSAKKAASAQEDDSDGDGSVLQYAGVLKKSNPSVRSEHTKKPAPITLRRLGGKFKQAPPEAPTSSSCSNGVPPAKVSVLQRLGKLPATTHQSAVTVSTPTADTQDNRVTSTRPKAKQKGSITSCKVSSSTNAAGGGAGDCAGAQMDFQAVSVFKRLGGKKK
- the lg10h19orf47 gene encoding uncharacterized protein C19orf47 homolog isoform X2, coding for MASVTTATSEWIQFFKDAGIPAGLAVTYAVSFVDNRIQKNMLMDLSKDIMMDLGITVVGDIIAILKHAKLVHRQDMCKMATEAINSGQTSVKAELRRTANTPATRMIANALSHDSPPTTPARRPDNRLSVTVSNVPANKNSKAVVSQPADEGNELAAAKHRRVTAEMEGKYIINMPKGTTARTRRILAQQAKKGLKRTSVFSRLGAEAKADTAANTKKPTGVFSRLDRADELEEALRSAKKAASAQEDDSDGDGSVLQYAGVLKKSNPSVRSEHTKKPAPITLRRLGGKFKQAPPEAPTSSSCSNGVPPAKVSVLQRLGKLPATTHQSAVTVSTPTADTQDNRVTSTRPKAKQKGSITSCKVSSSTNAAGGGAGDCAGAQMDFQAVSVFKRLGGKKK